In one window of Cydia fagiglandana chromosome 1, ilCydFagi1.1, whole genome shotgun sequence DNA:
- the LOC134664642 gene encoding odorant receptor 85b-like isoform X1, giving the protein MSAKEEFLAGMEYLSVITSKIFLYPFLARSKTKLLCYHLICFLIIFASFQQFVFLCVSKLNSFLDIVNIAPNIGVCAMSVTKYIKVNSNKELYNQIFVHFRTDMWDIVSEKCPENLKILKRYQEIINFITIWFVYYVVPLILIVTSFPILIMYYDNMVLGKELEHRYPFEAWYPFDKVKWYYAAYAWESFITGLVVCIYTFSDLINVSYIAYICLELKLLGTHLKELIGAEDIKQLKRSQNATAIHYKIRQKLRGIIIKHSFIANISSQLDIVFGDIMLVNYTFGSVFICLTAFTFTVTNELYSTLRCFFFLISLVISMLNQCIIGQCVSDHSEQLAKALYDSKWTYGDRQTRQLVLMLIMRMQKPFQLTAKGYIAMNLDTFTTVSCIVVYKKSYGLRISISGLHNSINKCIK; this is encoded by the exons ATGTCTGCAAAAGAAGAATTTCTTGCCGGAATGGAATATTTAAGTGTTATCACTTCGAAGATATTTTTGTATCCCTTCTTGGCTAGATCAAAAACCAAGCTTCTTTGTTATCATTTAATTTGTTTTCTAATCATTTTTGCTTCTTTtcaacagttcgtttttttgtgTGTTTCCAAATTGAACAGTTTTCTTGATATTGTCAATATCGCACCAAATATTGGAGTTTGCGCGATGTCCGttactaaatatataaaagtaaaTAGTAACAAGGAATTATACAATCAAATATTTGTCCATTTCCGTACAGATATGTGGGACATCGTCTCCGAAAAATGTccggaaaatttaaaaattttgaaaagatatcaAGAAATTATAAATTTCATTACAATTTGGTTTGTTTACTATGTCGTGCCGTTGATTTTGATCGTTACATCGTTCCCGATTCTAATTATGTATTACGATAACATGGTCCTTGGAAAGGAACTCGAGCACCGTTATCCTTTCGAAGCCTGGTACCCTTTTGACAAAGTAAAGTGGTATTACGCTGCTTACGCATGGGAAAGCTTTATTACGGGGCTTGTTGTTTGTATTTACACATTTTCAGACCTCATTAATGTATCGTATATAGCTTACATCTGCTTAGAATTGAAACTTCTTGGTACTCATCTGAAGGAGCTCATAGGAGCTGAGGATATAAAGCAACTGAAAAGATCACAGAACGCTACGGCTATTCATTACAAAATTAGACAAAAATTAAggggaataataataaaacatagTTTCATAGCAAA cATCTCATCTCAGCTAGACATTGTTTTTGGTGATATAATGCTTGTTAATTACACTTTTGGATCCGTGTTTATTTGTCTTACTGCTTTTACGTTTACG GTTACCAACGAACTTTACAGTACTTTGCGCTGTTTTTTCTTCCTTATTTCATTGGTAATTTCAATGCTCAATCAATGTATCATAGGGCAATGCGTAAGTGATCAC AGCGAGCAACTAGCCAAGGCTCTCTACGATTCCAAGTGGACCTACGGCGACAGGCAAACGAGACAGTTGGTCCTTATGCTCATCATGCGCATGCAGAAACCCTTTCAGCTTACCGCTAAGGGATATATCGCCATGAATCTTGATACGTTCACTACTGTAAGTTGTATAGTCGTGTATAAAAAAAGTTACGGTTTAAGGATTTCAATATCCGGTCTTCATAATTCTATAAATAAGTGCATAAAATAG
- the LOC134664642 gene encoding putative odorant receptor 85d isoform X5, translating into MSAKEEFLAGMEYLSVITSKIFLYPFLARSKTKLLCYHLICFLIIFASFQQFVFLCVSKLNSFLDIVNIAPNIGVCAMSVTKYIKVNSNKELYNQIFVHFRTDMWDIVSEKCPENLKILKRYQEIINFITIWFVYYVVPLILIVTSFPILIMYYDNMVLGKELEHRYPFEAWYPFDKVKWYYAAYAWESFITGLVVCIYTFSDLINVSYIAYICLELKLLGTHLKELIGAEDIKQLKRSQNATAIHYKIRQKLRGIIIKHSFIANISSQLDIVFGDIMLVNYTFGSVFICLTAFTFTSEQLAKALYDSKWTYGDRQTRQLVLMLIMRMQKPFQLTAKGYIAMNLDTFTTICSTSYQFFNLLRTMYDPKAN; encoded by the exons ATGTCTGCAAAAGAAGAATTTCTTGCCGGAATGGAATATTTAAGTGTTATCACTTCGAAGATATTTTTGTATCCCTTCTTGGCTAGATCAAAAACCAAGCTTCTTTGTTATCATTTAATTTGTTTTCTAATCATTTTTGCTTCTTTtcaacagttcgtttttttgtgTGTTTCCAAATTGAACAGTTTTCTTGATATTGTCAATATCGCACCAAATATTGGAGTTTGCGCGATGTCCGttactaaatatataaaagtaaaTAGTAACAAGGAATTATACAATCAAATATTTGTCCATTTCCGTACAGATATGTGGGACATCGTCTCCGAAAAATGTccggaaaatttaaaaattttgaaaagatatcaAGAAATTATAAATTTCATTACAATTTGGTTTGTTTACTATGTCGTGCCGTTGATTTTGATCGTTACATCGTTCCCGATTCTAATTATGTATTACGATAACATGGTCCTTGGAAAGGAACTCGAGCACCGTTATCCTTTCGAAGCCTGGTACCCTTTTGACAAAGTAAAGTGGTATTACGCTGCTTACGCATGGGAAAGCTTTATTACGGGGCTTGTTGTTTGTATTTACACATTTTCAGACCTCATTAATGTATCGTATATAGCTTACATCTGCTTAGAATTGAAACTTCTTGGTACTCATCTGAAGGAGCTCATAGGAGCTGAGGATATAAAGCAACTGAAAAGATCACAGAACGCTACGGCTATTCATTACAAAATTAGACAAAAATTAAggggaataataataaaacatagTTTCATAGCAAA cATCTCATCTCAGCTAGACATTGTTTTTGGTGATATAATGCTTGTTAATTACACTTTTGGATCCGTGTTTATTTGTCTTACTGCTTTTACGTTTACG AGCGAGCAACTAGCCAAGGCTCTCTACGATTCCAAGTGGACCTACGGCGACAGGCAAACGAGACAGTTGGTCCTTATGCTCATCATGCGCATGCAGAAACCCTTTCAGCTTACCGCTAAGGGATATATCGCCATGAATCTTGATACGTTCACTACT ATTTGCAGCACATCTTATCAATTCTTCAATCTTCTTCGCACTATGTATGATCCTAAAGCAAATTAA
- the LOC134664642 gene encoding putative odorant receptor 85d isoform X4, which translates to MSAKEEFLAGMEYLSVITSKIFLYPFLARSKTKLLCYHLICFLIIFASFQQFVFLCVSKLNSFLDIVNIAPNIGVCAMSVTKYIKVNSNKELYNQIFVHFRTDMWDIVSEKCPENLKILKRYQEIINFITIWFVYYVVPLILIVTSFPILIMYYDNMVLGKELEHRYPFEAWYPFDKVKWYYAAYAWESFITGLVVCIYTFSDLINVSYIAYICLELKLLGTHLKELIGAEDIKQLKRSQNATAIHYKIRQKLRGIIIKHSFIANISSQLDIVFGDIMLVNYTFGSVFICLTAFTFTVTNELYSTLRCFFFLISLSEQLAKALYDSKWTYGDRQTRQLVLMLIMRMQKPFQLTAKGYIAMNLDTFTTICSTSYQFFNLLRTMYDPKAN; encoded by the exons ATGTCTGCAAAAGAAGAATTTCTTGCCGGAATGGAATATTTAAGTGTTATCACTTCGAAGATATTTTTGTATCCCTTCTTGGCTAGATCAAAAACCAAGCTTCTTTGTTATCATTTAATTTGTTTTCTAATCATTTTTGCTTCTTTtcaacagttcgtttttttgtgTGTTTCCAAATTGAACAGTTTTCTTGATATTGTCAATATCGCACCAAATATTGGAGTTTGCGCGATGTCCGttactaaatatataaaagtaaaTAGTAACAAGGAATTATACAATCAAATATTTGTCCATTTCCGTACAGATATGTGGGACATCGTCTCCGAAAAATGTccggaaaatttaaaaattttgaaaagatatcaAGAAATTATAAATTTCATTACAATTTGGTTTGTTTACTATGTCGTGCCGTTGATTTTGATCGTTACATCGTTCCCGATTCTAATTATGTATTACGATAACATGGTCCTTGGAAAGGAACTCGAGCACCGTTATCCTTTCGAAGCCTGGTACCCTTTTGACAAAGTAAAGTGGTATTACGCTGCTTACGCATGGGAAAGCTTTATTACGGGGCTTGTTGTTTGTATTTACACATTTTCAGACCTCATTAATGTATCGTATATAGCTTACATCTGCTTAGAATTGAAACTTCTTGGTACTCATCTGAAGGAGCTCATAGGAGCTGAGGATATAAAGCAACTGAAAAGATCACAGAACGCTACGGCTATTCATTACAAAATTAGACAAAAATTAAggggaataataataaaacatagTTTCATAGCAAA cATCTCATCTCAGCTAGACATTGTTTTTGGTGATATAATGCTTGTTAATTACACTTTTGGATCCGTGTTTATTTGTCTTACTGCTTTTACGTTTACG GTTACCAACGAACTTTACAGTACTTTGCGCTGTTTTTTCTTCCTTATTTCATTG AGCGAGCAACTAGCCAAGGCTCTCTACGATTCCAAGTGGACCTACGGCGACAGGCAAACGAGACAGTTGGTCCTTATGCTCATCATGCGCATGCAGAAACCCTTTCAGCTTACCGCTAAGGGATATATCGCCATGAATCTTGATACGTTCACTACT ATTTGCAGCACATCTTATCAATTCTTCAATCTTCTTCGCACTATGTATGATCCTAAAGCAAATTAA
- the LOC134664642 gene encoding putative odorant receptor 85d isoform X3, translating into MSAKEEFLAGMEYLSVITSKIFLYPFLARSKTKLLCYHLICFLIIFASFQQFVFLCVSKLNSFLDIVNIAPNIGVCAMSVTKYIKVNSNKELYNQIFVHFRTDMWDIVSEKCPENLKILKRYQEIINFITIWFVYYVVPLILIVTSFPILIMYYDNMVLGKELEHRYPFEAWYPFDKVKWYYAAYAWESFITGLVVCIYTFSDLINVSYIAYICLELKLLGTHLKELIGAEDIKQLKRSQNATAIHYKIRQKLRGIIIKHSFIANISSQLDIVFGDIMLVNYTFGSVFICLTAFTFTVTNELYSTLRCFFFLISLVISMLNQCIIGQCSEQLAKALYDSKWTYGDRQTRQLVLMLIMRMQKPFQLTAKGYIAMNLDTFTTICSTSYQFFNLLRTMYDPKAN; encoded by the exons ATGTCTGCAAAAGAAGAATTTCTTGCCGGAATGGAATATTTAAGTGTTATCACTTCGAAGATATTTTTGTATCCCTTCTTGGCTAGATCAAAAACCAAGCTTCTTTGTTATCATTTAATTTGTTTTCTAATCATTTTTGCTTCTTTtcaacagttcgtttttttgtgTGTTTCCAAATTGAACAGTTTTCTTGATATTGTCAATATCGCACCAAATATTGGAGTTTGCGCGATGTCCGttactaaatatataaaagtaaaTAGTAACAAGGAATTATACAATCAAATATTTGTCCATTTCCGTACAGATATGTGGGACATCGTCTCCGAAAAATGTccggaaaatttaaaaattttgaaaagatatcaAGAAATTATAAATTTCATTACAATTTGGTTTGTTTACTATGTCGTGCCGTTGATTTTGATCGTTACATCGTTCCCGATTCTAATTATGTATTACGATAACATGGTCCTTGGAAAGGAACTCGAGCACCGTTATCCTTTCGAAGCCTGGTACCCTTTTGACAAAGTAAAGTGGTATTACGCTGCTTACGCATGGGAAAGCTTTATTACGGGGCTTGTTGTTTGTATTTACACATTTTCAGACCTCATTAATGTATCGTATATAGCTTACATCTGCTTAGAATTGAAACTTCTTGGTACTCATCTGAAGGAGCTCATAGGAGCTGAGGATATAAAGCAACTGAAAAGATCACAGAACGCTACGGCTATTCATTACAAAATTAGACAAAAATTAAggggaataataataaaacatagTTTCATAGCAAA cATCTCATCTCAGCTAGACATTGTTTTTGGTGATATAATGCTTGTTAATTACACTTTTGGATCCGTGTTTATTTGTCTTACTGCTTTTACGTTTACG GTTACCAACGAACTTTACAGTACTTTGCGCTGTTTTTTCTTCCTTATTTCATTGGTAATTTCAATGCTCAATCAATGTATCATAGGGCAATGC AGCGAGCAACTAGCCAAGGCTCTCTACGATTCCAAGTGGACCTACGGCGACAGGCAAACGAGACAGTTGGTCCTTATGCTCATCATGCGCATGCAGAAACCCTTTCAGCTTACCGCTAAGGGATATATCGCCATGAATCTTGATACGTTCACTACT ATTTGCAGCACATCTTATCAATTCTTCAATCTTCTTCGCACTATGTATGATCCTAAAGCAAATTAA
- the LOC134664642 gene encoding putative odorant receptor 85d isoform X2, whose protein sequence is MSAKEEFLAGMEYLSVITSKIFLYPFLARSKTKLLCYHLICFLIIFASFQQFVFLCVSKLNSFLDIVNIAPNIGVCAMSVTKYIKVNSNKELYNQIFVHFRTDMWDIVSEKCPENLKILKRYQEIINFITIWFVYYVVPLILIVTSFPILIMYYDNMVLGKELEHRYPFEAWYPFDKVKWYYAAYAWESFITGLVVCIYTFSDLINVSYIAYICLELKLLGTHLKELIGAEDIKQLKRSQNATAIHYKIRQKLRGIIIKHSFIANISSQLDIVFGDIMLVNYTFGSVFICLTAFTFTVTNELYSTLRCFFFLISLVISMLNQCIIGQCVSDHSEQLAKALYDSKWTYGDRQTRQLVLMLIMRMQKPFQLTAKGYIAMNLDTFTTICSTSYQFFNLLRTMYDPKAN, encoded by the exons ATGTCTGCAAAAGAAGAATTTCTTGCCGGAATGGAATATTTAAGTGTTATCACTTCGAAGATATTTTTGTATCCCTTCTTGGCTAGATCAAAAACCAAGCTTCTTTGTTATCATTTAATTTGTTTTCTAATCATTTTTGCTTCTTTtcaacagttcgtttttttgtgTGTTTCCAAATTGAACAGTTTTCTTGATATTGTCAATATCGCACCAAATATTGGAGTTTGCGCGATGTCCGttactaaatatataaaagtaaaTAGTAACAAGGAATTATACAATCAAATATTTGTCCATTTCCGTACAGATATGTGGGACATCGTCTCCGAAAAATGTccggaaaatttaaaaattttgaaaagatatcaAGAAATTATAAATTTCATTACAATTTGGTTTGTTTACTATGTCGTGCCGTTGATTTTGATCGTTACATCGTTCCCGATTCTAATTATGTATTACGATAACATGGTCCTTGGAAAGGAACTCGAGCACCGTTATCCTTTCGAAGCCTGGTACCCTTTTGACAAAGTAAAGTGGTATTACGCTGCTTACGCATGGGAAAGCTTTATTACGGGGCTTGTTGTTTGTATTTACACATTTTCAGACCTCATTAATGTATCGTATATAGCTTACATCTGCTTAGAATTGAAACTTCTTGGTACTCATCTGAAGGAGCTCATAGGAGCTGAGGATATAAAGCAACTGAAAAGATCACAGAACGCTACGGCTATTCATTACAAAATTAGACAAAAATTAAggggaataataataaaacatagTTTCATAGCAAA cATCTCATCTCAGCTAGACATTGTTTTTGGTGATATAATGCTTGTTAATTACACTTTTGGATCCGTGTTTATTTGTCTTACTGCTTTTACGTTTACG GTTACCAACGAACTTTACAGTACTTTGCGCTGTTTTTTCTTCCTTATTTCATTGGTAATTTCAATGCTCAATCAATGTATCATAGGGCAATGCGTAAGTGATCAC AGCGAGCAACTAGCCAAGGCTCTCTACGATTCCAAGTGGACCTACGGCGACAGGCAAACGAGACAGTTGGTCCTTATGCTCATCATGCGCATGCAGAAACCCTTTCAGCTTACCGCTAAGGGATATATCGCCATGAATCTTGATACGTTCACTACT ATTTGCAGCACATCTTATCAATTCTTCAATCTTCTTCGCACTATGTATGATCCTAAAGCAAATTAA